From a region of the Myroides sp. JBRI-B21084 genome:
- a CDS encoding nucleotide exchange factor GrpE produces MEKDDLKNNIQQNAEQQIAENENVDTTEQLSETERLNEQLAAEKDKFLRLFAEFENFRKRTARERIELFTTANEDVMKGILPVLDDFDRAISQMEKLGESEHLTGFNLIATKLRDNLSAKGLGLVELNQGDVFNADVAEAVTQIPAGDDLKGKIVDVIEKGYKLGDKIIRFPKVVIGQ; encoded by the coding sequence ATGGAAAAAGACGATTTAAAAAACAACATACAGCAAAATGCTGAACAACAAATAGCTGAAAACGAAAATGTAGATACTACAGAGCAATTGTCTGAAACAGAACGTTTAAATGAGCAGTTAGCTGCAGAAAAAGATAAGTTTTTAAGGTTGTTTGCCGAGTTTGAAAATTTTAGAAAAAGAACTGCTCGCGAACGTATTGAATTGTTTACAACAGCAAACGAAGATGTAATGAAAGGTATTTTACCTGTTTTAGATGATTTTGATAGAGCTATTTCTCAAATGGAAAAGTTAGGTGAAAGCGAACATTTGACAGGTTTTAATTTAATTGCAACAAAATTACGTGACAACTTGTCGGCAAAAGGCTTAGGTTTAGTTGAATTAAACCAAGGCGATGTGTTTAATGCTGATGTTGCTGAAGCGGTAACACAAATACCAGCGGGCGACGATCTAAAAGGAAAAATTGTTGATGTGATTGAAAAAGGATATAAATTGGGCGATAAAATCATCCGTTTTCCTAAAGTTGTTATTGGTCAATAA
- the dnaJ gene encoding molecular chaperone DnaJ, producing MKKDYYEILGIDKSADANAIKKAYRKKAIEFHPDKNPGNKEAEENFKLAAEAYEVLSDPDKKARYDQYGHAAFDGAGGFGGGGFNNMEDIFSQFGDIFGSGFGGFGGFGGFGGGGGQRRVKGSNLRIKVKLTLEDIANGVEKKVKVKRKVQAAGVTYKTCTTCNGSGQVMRVQNTILGRMQTASPCPTCQGAGQSLDKKPQGADAEGMITAEETVSIKIPAGVSDGIQLKVSGKGNDAPGANSVPGDLIVAIEEIEHEFLKREGENIHYDLYLNIADAVLGGFKEVDTVNGKVRIKIEEGIQSGKILRLKGKGLPSLNGYGNGDFLIHINVWTPKKLSKEQKDFFEKMKNDENFIPHPQKGDKSFFEKVKEMFS from the coding sequence ATGAAAAAAGATTATTACGAAATATTAGGTATTGATAAAAGTGCTGATGCAAATGCAATAAAGAAAGCATACCGTAAAAAAGCAATTGAGTTTCACCCCGATAAAAATCCAGGGAATAAAGAAGCCGAAGAAAACTTTAAACTTGCTGCTGAAGCTTATGAAGTTTTAAGCGATCCTGATAAAAAAGCACGTTACGACCAATACGGACATGCGGCTTTTGATGGCGCAGGTGGTTTTGGCGGCGGTGGCTTTAACAATATGGAAGATATCTTTAGCCAATTTGGAGATATCTTTGGTAGTGGTTTTGGCGGCTTTGGTGGTTTTGGCGGTTTTGGCGGCGGCGGCGGACAGCGCCGTGTTAAAGGTTCTAATTTGCGTATAAAAGTAAAACTTACTTTAGAAGACATTGCAAATGGTGTTGAGAAAAAAGTAAAGGTAAAACGCAAAGTGCAAGCAGCCGGTGTTACATATAAAACCTGTACAACTTGTAACGGTTCGGGGCAAGTTATGCGCGTACAAAATACCATTTTAGGTCGAATGCAAACAGCTTCACCTTGTCCTACATGTCAAGGTGCAGGGCAATCTTTAGATAAAAAACCACAAGGTGCCGATGCAGAAGGAATGATAACCGCCGAAGAAACGGTTTCAATAAAAATTCCAGCAGGTGTTTCAGATGGTATTCAACTTAAAGTTTCAGGTAAAGGTAACGATGCTCCGGGTGCCAACAGCGTACCTGGCGATTTAATTGTTGCTATTGAAGAAATTGAACATGAATTTTTAAAACGCGAAGGCGAAAATATTCATTACGATTTGTATTTAAACATTGCCGACGCCGTTTTAGGTGGATTTAAAGAAGTAGATACCGTAAATGGTAAAGTACGCATTAAAATAGAAGAAGGCATACAATCGGGTAAAATATTACGTTTAAAAGGCAAAGGATTACCAAGTTTAAACGGGTACGGTAACGGAGATTTCTTAATTCATATAAACGTATGGACACCTAAAAAATTATCAAAAGAACAAAAAGATTTTTTTGAAAAAATGAAAAATGATGAAAATTTTATACCACATCCGCAGAAAGGCGATAAAAGTTTTTTTGAAAAAGTAAAAGAAATGTTTTCTTAA
- a CDS encoding ABC transporter ATP-binding protein: protein MNHILTVNNVVKKYGDKTALNNVSLAIPKGSVYGLLGPNGAGKTSLIRIINQITFPDSGEIFLDGEKLNPKHVKHIGYMPEERGLYKSMKVGEQALYLAQLKGISKDEAKKQLKYWFDKLEIGDWWNKKIQELSKGMAQKIQFVVTVLHQPKLLIFDEPFSGFDPVNANIIKDEILELKQKGSTIIFSTHRMESVEEMCDEIALIHNSNKLLDGSVVDIKKQFRTNSYDLGIKANNQQQLTDFLKSKYKINQTAFKSLDNELKLAVSLGEKLPNELLNDVLAFGQITHFSEKIPSVNDIFIQTVTAN from the coding sequence ATGAATCATATCTTAACGGTAAATAACGTTGTTAAAAAGTATGGTGATAAAACCGCTTTAAACAATGTGTCTTTAGCCATTCCTAAGGGAAGTGTGTACGGATTGCTTGGACCTAATGGTGCAGGTAAAACTTCATTAATTCGCATTATAAATCAAATTACGTTTCCCGATAGTGGCGAAATTTTCCTTGATGGCGAAAAGCTAAATCCTAAACATGTAAAACATATTGGTTACATGCCCGAAGAACGCGGTTTGTACAAAAGTATGAAAGTGGGCGAACAAGCTTTGTATTTGGCGCAATTAAAAGGAATTTCTAAAGATGAAGCCAAAAAACAACTAAAATATTGGTTTGATAAGTTAGAAATTGGCGATTGGTGGAACAAAAAAATTCAAGAGTTATCTAAAGGTATGGCGCAAAAAATACAATTTGTAGTAACTGTTTTACATCAGCCTAAATTGTTGATTTTTGATGAACCCTTTTCTGGTTTCGATCCTGTAAATGCCAATATTATTAAAGATGAAATTTTAGAATTGAAACAAAAAGGCAGTACCATCATTTTTTCAACACATCGCATGGAAAGTGTAGAGGAAATGTGCGACGAAATTGCCCTAATACATAATTCGAATAAATTGTTAGACGGTTCTGTGGTTGATATTAAAAAACAATTCCGTACAAATAGCTATGATTTAGGTATAAAAGCTAACAATCAACAACAATTAACAGATTTTTTAAAATCTAAATATAAAATAAACCAAACGGCTTTTAAATCGTTAGATAACGAATTGAAATTGGCTGTTTCGTTGGGTGAAAAGTTACCTAACGAGTTGTTAAACGATGTACTTGCTTTTGGTCAAATAACTCATTTTTCTGAAAAAATTCCGAGTGTAAACGATATTTTTATTCAAACCGTAACTGCTAACTAA
- a CDS encoding ABC transporter permease, translating into MSVLALIIKREFISKVRNKSFIIMTFVSPLIFVAVAALIGYLSSMKTDIKHVGIHDESGMFVNEFKSNESYKYHDVSKIDSKILKDSVSQANYEGVLFIPKKDNLKEYETTIEYVSEDSPSLGFIADVESKLSEKLQRKNLSIQGIDTLLLDKSKIDVNMHLTKASGEETVKGLNEMKVAIGSVFGYLIMMFIIIYGNMVMRSVIEEKTNRIIEIIVSSIKPIQLMMGKIIGTTLAGILQFIIWAIVGGILLFIANFVFGLNTSTPTTEMAMQNAPVNELGVYFNEFLKLPLLSMLVYFLVYFIGGYFLYSSLYAAIGAAVDNETDTQQFMFPVIMPLMLGVYIGFFTVMNEPHGTVATIFSMIPFTSPIVMLMRLPFGVPFWQIALSILLLFATFIAIVWVASKIYRVGILMYGKKPTWKELLKWLKY; encoded by the coding sequence ATGAGTGTTTTAGCTTTAATTATTAAAAGAGAATTTATTTCTAAAGTTAGAAATAAATCATTTATTATAATGACGTTTGTTAGTCCGCTAATTTTTGTGGCTGTTGCAGCGCTTATTGGGTATTTAAGTTCTATGAAAACCGATATTAAACATGTTGGTATTCACGATGAATCGGGTATGTTTGTAAACGAATTTAAAAGTAACGAAAGTTATAAATACCACGATGTTTCTAAAATCGATTCTAAAATTTTAAAAGATAGCGTATCGCAAGCTAATTACGAAGGCGTTTTGTTTATCCCTAAAAAAGATAATTTAAAAGAATACGAAACAACTATAGAATATGTTTCAGAAGACAGTCCAAGTTTAGGATTTATTGCCGATGTTGAATCTAAATTGTCAGAAAAATTACAACGTAAAAATTTATCTATTCAAGGTATTGATACCCTTTTGTTAGATAAATCTAAAATCGATGTAAACATGCATCTTACCAAAGCATCAGGCGAAGAAACGGTTAAGGGGCTTAATGAAATGAAGGTTGCAATAGGTTCGGTTTTTGGTTATTTAATCATGATGTTTATTATTATTTACGGCAATATGGTAATGCGCAGTGTAATTGAAGAAAAAACCAATCGTATTATCGAAATCATTGTTTCATCAATAAAACCTATTCAATTAATGATGGGTAAAATTATAGGTACTACGCTGGCAGGAATTTTACAATTTATAATTTGGGCAATTGTTGGTGGTATTTTATTGTTTATTGCTAATTTTGTTTTTGGTTTAAACACTTCAACGCCAACAACCGAAATGGCAATGCAAAATGCACCAGTTAATGAATTAGGAGTTTATTTTAACGAATTTTTAAAACTGCCATTGTTAAGCATGTTGGTTTATTTTCTTGTATATTTTATAGGCGGATACTTTCTATACAGTTCATTATATGCAGCAATTGGTGCTGCTGTTGACAACGAAACCGATACCCAACAATTTATGTTTCCAGTAATTATGCCTTTAATGTTAGGGGTTTACATTGGCTTTTTCACAGTAATGAACGAACCACATGGTACAGTAGCCACTATTTTTTCAATGATTCCATTTACATCGCCAATTGTAATGCTTATGCGTTTACCTTTTGGGGTGCCTTTTTGGCAAATTGCACTGTCTATTTTGCTTTTATTTGCTACCTTTATAGCTATTGTTTGGGTGGCATCAAAAATTTACCGTGTAGGTATTTTAATGTATGGTAAAAAACCAACTTGGAAAGAACTTTTAAAATGGCTTAAATATTAA
- a CDS encoding sigma-54-dependent transcriptional regulator — protein MAKILIIEDEASIRRVLSKILAEENDSYLVTEAADGDEGLEKIKNEDFDLVVCDIKMPKKDGEEVLQEAKKLKPEVPFIMISGHGDLETAVNTMRLGAFDYISKPPDLNRLLTTVRNALDNKLLVVENKRLKKKVSKSYQMIGESEPIMQIKQMVDKVAETDARVLITGPNGTGKELVAHNLHEKSNRAQYPLVEVNCAAIPSELIESELFGHVKGAFTSAVKDRAGKFEAADKGTIFLDEIGDMSLAAQAKVLRALQENIITRVGADKDIKVDVRVIAATNKDLRKEIEEGRFREDLYHRLAVILIKVPALNDRRDDIPLLIEHFTKKIAEENGSAQKVFTSDAIHLLKQYDWTGNIRELRNVVERLIILGGKEISKTDVELFASK, from the coding sequence ATGGCTAAAATTTTAATTATAGAAGACGAAGCTTCAATACGCAGAGTATTGTCTAAAATATTGGCTGAAGAAAATGATAGCTATCTAGTAACTGAAGCTGCCGACGGAGATGAAGGTTTAGAAAAAATTAAAAACGAAGATTTTGATTTAGTGGTGTGCGATATTAAAATGCCTAAGAAAGACGGCGAAGAAGTATTGCAAGAAGCTAAAAAATTAAAACCCGAAGTGCCTTTTATAATGATTTCAGGTCACGGCGATTTAGAAACAGCTGTGAATACCATGCGTTTAGGTGCTTTTGATTATATTTCAAAACCCCCCGATTTAAACCGTTTACTTACTACCGTTCGCAATGCATTAGACAATAAATTGTTAGTGGTTGAAAACAAACGATTAAAGAAGAAGGTAAGCAAAAGCTACCAAATGATTGGTGAAAGTGAGCCAATTATGCAAATAAAGCAAATGGTTGATAAAGTAGCCGAAACCGATGCACGTGTTCTTATCACGGGTCCAAATGGTACAGGTAAAGAACTTGTTGCTCATAATTTACATGAAAAAAGCAATCGTGCTCAATATCCGTTAGTTGAGGTGAACTGTGCTGCTATTCCTTCTGAATTGATAGAGAGCGAACTTTTTGGCCACGTAAAAGGAGCTTTTACATCGGCTGTTAAAGATCGTGCCGGAAAGTTTGAAGCTGCTGATAAAGGAACTATTTTTTTAGATGAAATTGGCGATATGAGTTTGGCAGCACAAGCAAAAGTTTTACGTGCATTACAAGAAAATATAATTACTAGGGTAGGTGCCGATAAAGATATTAAAGTAGATGTTCGTGTAATAGCTGCTACCAATAAAGATTTGCGTAAAGAAATTGAGGAAGGGCGTTTTCGTGAAGACTTGTACCATCGTTTAGCGGTTATCCTTATAAAAGTACCTGCTTTAAATGATCGTCGTGACGATATCCCGTTGTTAATTGAACATTTTACAAAAAAAATAGCGGAGGAAAACGGCAGCGCTCAAAAAGTTTTTACATCCGATGCGATACACCTTCTAAAACAATACGATTGGACGGGTAATATTCGCGAATTAAGAAATGTTGTAGAGCGTTTAATTATTTTAGGCGGTAAAGAAATTTCAAAAACCGATGTTGAATTGTTCGCATCAAAGTAA
- a CDS encoding DEAD/DEAH box helicase: MNLKKINPHLKQALVENGLTVAPTVINDAFGTIKSGNDVVLVIENQEERELAIAISVIQRLEKAVLLSPRALVIVEDKPQALQMESVFKKLAKYTDLRIFMTHDKTDLDEDKNQISIGIDVLIGTPERLSFMFGNAGFDVNQLKMLVLNNTDELLRLRHDSRMYRLSESIGKTQRLYITEKETERLEIFVDKTMLDSYWFANEDDFEDAEDI; the protein is encoded by the coding sequence ATGAATTTAAAAAAGATAAATCCCCATTTAAAACAAGCTTTAGTTGAAAATGGTTTAACCGTTGCGCCAACTGTTATTAACGATGCTTTTGGAACTATTAAATCAGGCAACGATGTAGTTTTGGTTATTGAAAATCAAGAAGAACGTGAACTGGCTATTGCTATTTCAGTAATACAACGCCTTGAAAAAGCTGTTTTGCTTTCACCGCGAGCGTTGGTTATTGTCGAGGATAAGCCACAAGCTTTACAAATGGAAAGTGTGTTTAAAAAATTGGCTAAGTATACCGATTTACGTATTTTTATGACACATGATAAAACCGATTTAGACGAAGATAAAAATCAAATTTCAATTGGAATTGATGTGTTAATTGGCACGCCAGAGCGTTTAAGTTTTATGTTTGGAAATGCAGGTTTTGATGTGAATCAATTAAAAATGTTGGTTTTAAACAACACCGATGAATTACTGCGTTTACGTCATGATTCTCGTATGTACCGTTTGTCTGAAAGTATTGGTAAAACACAAAGGTTGTATATAACCGAAAAAGAAACCGAACGTTTAGAAATTTTTGTTGATAAAACCATGCTTGATAGCTATTGGTTTGCTAATGAAGATGACTTTGAAGATGCAGAAGATATATAA
- the rny gene encoding ribonuclease Y, with protein MEAILIISAIIIGAGIGFAIAKYIEKNSASSVIKSAQNEAKGILKDARAEGETIKKDKILQAKEKFIELKSEHEQIILSRDKKIAEAEKRTRDKESQVSNELNRAKKAADESEKSIKDYQLKLESLEKKQEETEKLHRIQVEKLEQIAGLTADEAKLQLVESLKAEAKTQAMAYIQDTVEEAKMTAQQEARKIIINTIQRVGTEEAIENCVSVFNIESDDVKGRIIGREGRNIRALEAATGVEIIVDDTPEAIILSCFDPVRREIARLSLHRLVTDGRIHPARIEEVVAKTAKQIDEEIIETGKRTVIDLGIHGLHPELIKMVGRMKYRSSYGQNLLHHSREVAKLCGLMAAELGLNVKLAKRAGLLHDIGKVPETESELPHALLGMQLAEKHGEKPEVCNAIGAHHDEIEMNALISPIIQVCDAISGARPGARRQVLDSYIQRLKDLEDIAYGFGGIKNAYAIQAGRELRVIVDCEKVSDELASNLSFQISHKIQTEMTYPGQVKVTVIRETRAVNIAK; from the coding sequence ATGGAAGCAATATTAATCATTAGTGCAATTATAATTGGTGCCGGAATTGGTTTTGCAATTGCAAAATATATCGAAAAAAACAGCGCATCATCTGTAATAAAAAGTGCACAAAACGAAGCAAAAGGTATTTTAAAAGATGCTAGAGCCGAAGGTGAAACTATAAAGAAAGACAAGATACTTCAGGCAAAAGAAAAATTTATTGAATTAAAATCAGAACACGAACAAATTATTTTATCAAGAGATAAAAAAATTGCAGAAGCTGAAAAAAGAACGCGTGATAAAGAATCACAAGTTTCAAATGAATTAAACCGTGCTAAAAAAGCCGCAGACGAAAGTGAAAAAAGTATTAAAGACTATCAATTAAAACTTGAGTCGTTAGAAAAAAAACAAGAAGAAACCGAAAAGTTACACCGCATACAAGTTGAAAAACTAGAACAAATTGCTGGTTTAACTGCCGACGAAGCAAAACTTCAACTTGTTGAAAGTTTAAAAGCTGAAGCTAAAACACAGGCTATGGCTTATATACAAGATACTGTTGAAGAAGCTAAAATGACTGCGCAACAAGAAGCTCGTAAAATCATCATTAACACCATTCAACGCGTTGGTACCGAAGAAGCTATTGAAAACTGTGTATCGGTATTTAACATTGAATCAGACGATGTAAAAGGACGCATCATTGGTCGTGAAGGTAGAAATATACGCGCTTTAGAAGCTGCAACAGGAGTTGAAATTATTGTAGACGACACGCCTGAAGCTATTATACTTTCATGTTTTGACCCAGTTCGCAGAGAAATTGCACGTTTATCTTTACACCGCTTAGTAACTGATGGACGTATTCACCCTGCTAGAATTGAAGAAGTGGTTGCTAAAACAGCAAAACAAATTGACGAAGAAATTATTGAAACCGGTAAACGCACCGTTATTGATTTAGGAATTCATGGTTTACACCCCGAATTAATTAAAATGGTGGGGCGTATGAAATACCGTTCATCATACGGACAAAATTTATTACACCACTCACGCGAAGTTGCTAAATTATGTGGCTTAATGGCAGCAGAATTAGGTTTAAACGTAAAATTAGCTAAACGTGCTGGTTTGTTACACGATATTGGTAAAGTTCCTGAAACTGAAAGTGAATTACCACACGCATTGTTAGGTATGCAGTTAGCAGAGAAACATGGTGAAAAACCAGAAGTATGTAATGCTATTGGTGCCCACCACGATGAAATTGAAATGAACGCTTTAATTTCACCAATTATTCAAGTGTGTGACGCTATTTCTGGAGCAAGACCTGGTGCGCGTAGACAAGTATTAGACTCTTACATTCAGCGTTTAAAAGATTTAGAAGATATTGCCTATGGTTTTGGAGGCATTAAAAATGCCTACGCTATTCAAGCTGGTAGAGAATTACGTGTAATTGTAGATTGCGAAAAGGTTTCTGATGAATTAGCTTCTAATTTATCGTTTCAAATATCGCACAAAATACAAACAGAAATGACCTACCCTGGCCAAGTAAAAGTTACAGTAATTAGAGAAACCCGAGCGGTTAATATTGCTAAATAA
- a CDS encoding cell division protein ZapA: MEEKIKIRVSIADRVYPLTVNSDQEEGIRAAVKKIEAMTLQLEENFAMRDKQDVLAFCALQFASQVEQNRIQNEEGLDNSKEKLVEFNKSLDTILLKYHIK, from the coding sequence ATGGAAGAAAAAATAAAAATAAGAGTTTCAATTGCCGATCGTGTGTATCCCCTTACCGTAAATTCTGACCAAGAGGAAGGTATACGCGCAGCAGTTAAAAAAATTGAAGCAATGACCTTACAGCTTGAAGAGAACTTTGCTATGCGCGACAAACAAGATGTTTTAGCTTTTTGTGCATTACAATTTGCTTCTCAAGTAGAACAAAATAGAATACAAAACGAAGAAGGTTTAGACAATTCTAAAGAAAAATTAGTTGAATTTAATAAAAGTTTAGACACAATATTATTAAAATATCATATAAAGTAA
- a CDS encoding M23 family metallopeptidase produces MLYRFLIVMLFFTNTYGQVTIEQFNVPIKIPLLVGGSFGELRPNHFHAGVDFSSNYKIGDPIYAPADGVVNRIKVSSFGYGKALYVKHANGFTTVYGHLSAYNDTIATYVTNQQYKLDQFEVELFPLANELPVKKGDVIGYIGNTGGSGGPHLHFEIRNTKTEHVLNPLFYALSSAITDTEQPIINGVYVYPLTNETIINNTHSFFEVALNKTNNAYRSDIIQAKGTIGFGINTHDTQNNSRGKNGIFKLITYLNGIKHFEVVFDEFAFDESKYLNQYIDYKYYQQSGNRVQKLFVVNDLPLNFIKTNKNNGKIAVDDAQDLNYKIEVYDVHNNKQTIEIPIKYSDYTPIEPTKPSGKFIDYLKDYAFQDKNISVEWDARTFFEDVYMDINFIENGIVLHKDEYPVQKNINIKILVPENYPNKAQTFIGKINGNKIKYIETWKRDNDFRIRTKELGTYQLVQDTVAPTITFTSANQTFNLSDELVFEIEDNLAGIGTYNGFLNNEWILFEYDYKTKKLFHKLSHKKFNTGTNTLRLEVADRVGNNTTFEQTIVVN; encoded by the coding sequence ATGTTATATCGTTTTTTAATTGTGATGTTATTTTTTACAAATACTTATGGGCAAGTAACTATAGAACAGTTTAATGTACCTATAAAAATACCATTATTAGTTGGTGGTTCTTTTGGTGAGTTACGACCAAATCATTTTCATGCGGGCGTAGATTTTTCTTCAAATTATAAAATTGGTGATCCAATTTACGCTCCTGCCGATGGTGTTGTAAACCGCATTAAGGTTAGTAGTTTTGGGTATGGTAAAGCATTGTATGTAAAACATGCAAATGGTTTTACAACAGTTTACGGACATTTAAGTGCTTACAACGATACAATTGCTACTTATGTTACCAATCAACAATATAAATTAGACCAGTTTGAAGTAGAGTTGTTTCCTTTAGCAAATGAATTACCTGTTAAAAAGGGTGATGTTATTGGATATATTGGCAATACAGGAGGTTCGGGTGGACCCCATTTGCATTTTGAAATTAGAAATACCAAAACCGAACATGTTTTAAATCCACTTTTTTATGCCTTGAGTAGTGCAATTACAGATACTGAACAGCCAATAATTAACGGAGTGTATGTTTACCCGTTAACAAACGAAACAATAATTAACAATACACATTCGTTTTTTGAAGTAGCACTTAATAAAACAAACAATGCTTACCGTAGTGATATTATTCAAGCCAAAGGAACTATTGGTTTTGGCATAAACACACACGATACCCAAAATAACAGTCGAGGTAAAAACGGAATTTTCAAATTAATTACATATTTAAATGGTATTAAACATTTTGAAGTAGTTTTTGACGAGTTTGCTTTTGATGAATCTAAATATTTAAATCAATACATAGATTATAAGTATTATCAACAGTCGGGCAATAGGGTACAAAAGTTATTTGTTGTAAACGATTTGCCTTTAAATTTTATAAAAACAAACAAAAACAATGGAAAAATTGCGGTTGATGACGCCCAAGATTTAAATTACAAAATTGAAGTGTACGATGTGCATAACAACAAACAAACCATTGAAATTCCTATAAAATACAGTGATTATACACCAATTGAGCCTACTAAACCAAGCGGTAAATTTATTGATTATTTAAAAGATTATGCTTTTCAAGATAAAAATATTTCGGTTGAATGGGATGCTCGTACTTTTTTTGAAGATGTGTACATGGATATCAATTTTATTGAAAATGGTATTGTTTTACATAAAGATGAATATCCAGTTCAAAAAAATATAAACATTAAAATTTTAGTACCCGAAAATTACCCAAACAAAGCACAAACTTTTATAGGTAAAATAAATGGTAACAAGATAAAATACATTGAAACTTGGAAACGCGACAACGATTTTCGTATTCGCACAAAAGAATTAGGTACCTATCAATTAGTGCAAGATACCGTTGCGCCTACCATTACTTTTACAAGTGCCAACCAAACTTTTAACCTATCCGATGAATTGGTTTTTGAAATTGAAGATAACCTAGCAGGTATTGGTACCTATAACGGTTTTTTAAATAACGAATGGATTTTATTTGAATATGATTATAAAACAAAGAAATTATTTCATAAATTAAGCCATAAAAAATTTAACACCGGTACAAATACTTTGCGACTAGAAGTTGCCGACCGTGTTGGAAATAATACTACATTTGAACAAACAATAGTGGTTAATTAA